Below is a genomic region from Erigeron canadensis isolate Cc75 chromosome 7, C_canadensis_v1, whole genome shotgun sequence.
ATGTTTTATCTTAAATGGTTGAAGTGAGCCAAATTAATGAAGTTAGTCGAAATAAACAGGGAAGTGGGTCGAACTGGTCAAAAGTGACCCAAAGTGTATATTTGAAGTATACATCTCCTAATTCGCTTTATGCCAAAGATATGTATTATTGAAATGCTTTGGTTGTAGTAATCATGACTAATGCACTgacattttataaaacaaaattttttatacAGAAATGATCTGTTTTGACCCGTACTAATTTTTCACCAGCCGCACAACATGCCCGTCTTCCCAATTTTGCCACCTTTAGTTTTTATTGATTGTCAACTCCTTATTGTCTTAATGATGGAAATAACAACCTTCTTCTAATTTACAGATGAAGGATTACATTGCGACCCCAAAACCCAATGGTTATCAGAGTCTTCATACTACTGTAATTCCATTTCTTTATGAGAGCATGTTCCGTCTGGAAGTGCAGGTATTAAGCTGTTTTCAGTTGCCTTTGGTTGATTAGTGTCAATGCTTATATACCATCATATTATGGTTTGCAGATTAGAACTGAAGAGATGAATTTGATAGCAGAAAGAGGTATTGCTGCTCACTACAGTGGGAAAGTCGTCAATGGGTTAGTCAAACATACAATGGTTAATGAGAGAAACTTAAAAGGAAAACCAGTCTGCCTTAATAATGCAAATGTGGCCCTCAGGGTATGATAGTAATTTACTCATTCGAACGGATATTTAAGACAAAATTACTACAGCTTCCAGACACATAGCTAATGATTTGATAAATTTgtgttctttcttcagattggttGGCTCAACGCAATTAGAGAATGGCAAGAAGAGTTCGTTGGAAACATGAGCTCTAGAGAGTTTGTAGATACAATCACCAAAGATCTTCTAGGCAGTCGCGTCTTTGTATTTACACCAAGGGGAGAGGTAATATGATGAACTATATTAATTACATGTGGGAAATAGGTCAGCTTGGGTAGGGTCGTTTTAAAACAGGTAACTTAGATGTGGGTGAAATTTGtccattttgttttatttttatatcgaATTAATGCAtcatgtatgtttattaaatttatgtactataaaaatctatctttttttatttaatcaatttaGAAGATTAAAATATTTTGATCAACAATTTAGACAACTTTTAACGTGCTTGACCTCCttcatgtttaattaatttggcTGTTGATAGATCAAATGTAACCCAAATTTAATTAGATGGTTGGAATTGTATATCTACTTGGCATGCTCATTTGTACGACTCTAAACTGTATTTGTTTCCTATTGAGGTAATTCGTTACTTGTGACAGATAAAAAATTTGCCTAAGGGAGCAACTGTTATTGACTATGCTTATATGATCAACACCGATACTGGAAACAACATGGTGGCTGCAAAGGTATGTCATATCTGCTTTATTAGTATTTGTTTTTTCTCTGGGGTCTGAAATAGATGATATGATCTTGTCTCCTCAGGTTAATGGAAATATTGTTCCTCCCTTGCATGTGCTTGCAAACGCCGAAGTTGTGGAGATAGTGACTTATAATGTTAGTTGTTCTCGACCATTATTGGCTACTTTTTTTGAGAATAAGTACCATAGATTTCGTTTCTTGGTGACCCTAATAAACCAGTCTTAATTTCCATGTAAAGTAAATTCGAAGGATATGCATATACAATTAATTATTAGAATAAACTGCGAAACGTATCTTTTCTGATATCATATGCAAATGAAATCTATCCATGTCTCACTTTGGGGCAAGGGATCGGAGTAGCGATGTTTTTATGTTGGATCCCTTTCTATTGCCTAATAAGTTTCTTAACCTTCAGGCACTCTCAAGCAAGTCTGCTTTCCAGAGGCACAAGCAATGGTTACAACATGCAAAAACACGCAGTGCCAGACACAAGATTATGAATGTAGGTTATCTTAGATATGGTGGTTGTGTCTAGAGATGGAAAGATGTTAGGTTGGGTAAAGGGTTGCAAAACAGGTTTGGGTCTATAGTGGATCACTTGtcataatgggtcaaaacacaTTGGGTCGGTTGATCTGAAAATAATGTCTCTTCAATAGATAGATAATGCATCAGATGTGATTTGAAAAACAATATCATTACAATAGCAATCTATATTTTCGAGTAAAGTGTTGGAGTACATTGAAAATACGCTTCAGGTGACTTTCAACCCCTTAAGCCAGTTTGACTCGTtcccttttaaaatttttattcttGGCTGTTTTAGATAGAATATGCTCTCGATCTGCCCATTTGATCTGTTTGAGGTTAATATTAGCCCATTTGGATCTGCCTTTTAATGCCACCGCACATATCTTATATTCCCTGCCATGCTTCTGTCCACAGTTTTTGAAGGAGCAAGCTGCTCAATCTGCAGATCAACTAACAGTTGACTCAATCAATGAGTTTCTTTCCGATTCTGGAGAGGATAGTGAAGTTGAAGAGGTTATCGACTATTCTAAAGGGAGTCAGCACACGTGGGAGAAGATTCTCATGAATGTGATGGAAATGTCATCTATGAAGATGATTGGTGAAGACCTTTTTCAGTTCAAAAATGGTAGTATCAAGGTTCCAAAGGTCAATGGGAAGCATAACAAGCATATGAAAAGTGTAAGTGTTAAGGCTAGAGGAGAAACACTTTATCAGGGTAACGGTGTTGCTAAGATGATATTTGCTGATGTTCCGATGCATAAAGAAGTGTTCCCCGGTCTTGAAAGTTGGCGTGATGGGAAGGTTTCATCATGGAGTGATTTTGAAGGACACTCTATTCAGTGGATGTGCATTGTCTGCATAGATCGAAAAGGTATACTTTTCTTTCAAGCAAATAGTGGTTAGAATTCTTTGATAATTAGATATGTAAGCATATGACATGACTATTACTGCTTAACCGATTCGAGAAATATTGATTATCTGATCAAAAGAGTTAATATGGGTCAGATATAGTTTCGGATTATTAGTTTCATTTCTGCTGTTTTATTAGTGTTGATCATCTGCATCACATGATAGTTGCGAAACTAACACCTAGATACCTTACAATCTTAGATCTTTCTGGTTATACAACACAATCAAAATTTGGTACTGGAAGGGAGCTCTGTTTTATAGCTATCGACCACTGACATTTGCTACTAATTTACAGGCATGCTTGCTGATATAACAAGGACGTTGTCAAACGTTGGCCTTACAATATGCTCGTGTGCGGTGAGTTACTGACCTTGATGTTCCTTGACTAGTGCATGTAATGTTTTAGAGGTGACTAGTGAATGACGATTTTTGAAATTGTTTTAGAGGttgattttgaatttgttttattagagcaggttaaatcattaaattaaacCAAGGGAACAACTGAAAAAGTTGAAGAGATCAAAAGTCACCCAATATATCTTTGAAATGCATACACCGTCCTTAATtactttatctttaaaaaaaaagactattAATGTGTAAATATAGTTTTGTTATCGACTTATTGTATTtaccttattaattattttctatAAATGTTAACCTGTGCAAAAAAAGTGATTGCAGGTCCACCCAATCTAACCCCAATTTAACCACTAAAAAGGCACCTTGTATCAACTTGAACCTGATTTAAATCTTCATCGCCCCGTGCATCTAGTCACCTCTTTTCTCtctgttatttttattaaaatttatgtttGCCATCTCTTGTCTGCAATTGGATAGGCTGAGGTTGTTAAAGGAAGAGGAATGTCCGTCATTCTTTTCCATGTTGAATCAAGCTTGGATGATACGGTAATAGATAATAAACATTctgatttaattattaattgttcgTGGATCTTAAGTTGATATTTGGATCCAGGTCAGTGCGTGTTCACGTGTTGATTTGGTCTTCGGTGTATTAGGATGGTCCACTGGGTGCAGCTTGCATGGATTAACCAAAAAGCAACGAGTTCGAGAATGTTGACCGCATCATTAGTGAGGTTGATAAGAAGTTTTGTTCACTTGGTAAATAGTTTTGCTATCATATATGCGTCCATCCATCTTGATCAAAACAAATCAACAACCTAGTGATTTGATGATAGGTGTAGTCGTGTAGAGGCAAGGGGCTGTTTATAAAGGAAGAGCGAAGTATACATGTAATGATGTAAAAAAGGAATGAAAATAGAGATTTACACAAGTGATACTGAAAGTTTATAATAGGTTAGGCACACTTGATGTTGCTATTATTTTGTTAGTGATATGATCAATATATGATCAATGAACACAACGATATGGGTCACCTACTTATAAAGAAGTTGATTAGTGCTAGTGACTGGCTTAATGTCATCGATCAAGAATTGATTATATCATGCCGCTTATCTAAGCGAgtgaaaataaccaaatatCACTCAAAAGAAGATAAAGCAATCATCAAGTAACTGCCTTGCAATTTAGAACTATCAAGTCAATGGCCCGACGCCTCAACATATTAGACATACATTGTTTCCTAATGtatcattaatatattttgtttcgTATAAGGCAAAAAAGGTGTCCACAATGGTTACTTGTTTGGTTGGAACATGTAGTATAAAAGTAGAACCTGGGGGGTTCAAATTTGGTCCATATGTCACTTGGTATTACACGATTTATCTGTCATGTTGGTCGAGGCTCGTGGGAGTGCGGGACTCGATTTGGCCAAACCTTGGAAATTATGATGATATCATACAACGCTTAAAGACTTGGTATCTCAGATCTAACTTCACACAGTCTAGGACGGTAGTGGTAAATCAACGTGCCAATAATCAAAACACCCTATCTTTATACTCTAGGGTCTACAGTAAACCCATAGACACACTTGTTGTCTTAAGACATTGACTCAAAAATTTTCTATCAACATCACACTTGTTTAGCTGCaacttataattaaaacacGATCTTTCTACACAAAATAACACTAAGTCCATTGATCCACATCCTACAAATCCAGAAATAAACTTTATACTTTCATCAATCATTACAAACGTCACATTAGAATCAGAATCCTAATCCTAAGGAGTCCAACGATCGCAAaaccatacatacatataatacacCAAAAAAGATACTCCAAAAACGATATTTAAGCGGCCGAGGGTGCGCAAACAGCTATATTAGCATCAGAAAGTCCTGAAAGTAAAACCATTTCTCCATTGTTTCCGTTGCTTGTAACATGACGAGTTGCCATATTAAGATCCAAAGATTTGTCGTTATAAATCTCCCACCATTTTTTAACAAGCATTTTTATGTCTTCTCTTTGCATGTTCTCTTCTTTACCAGTATACCTCCATGGCTTTGATCCAGCAGCACAGTAATGTACGACTTTCACCTTTTCAAGATTGACATTTTCAGGATGTCGCCATAACATTGCAAGAACTAGATTGTAATCCAATGGGAGTGGCTTGTATATGTCCTTGAAATACATGTTTAGAAAATCCTGCCATACAAACATACACCCATATATTATATCACTATATATGACGTGACACTAAGTTAAACTACGGAATATTCCGATAATCATTTTTAACATGCAATACTGATAACAATAATAGTAAAAGTAACATCAAATTTAACTATTTTGTAAATACCTGTTCAGCAAAGGATGTTGGAGGGGTAACCTTAACAGTCTTCAACAAATCATGATATGTGTCAATACTAGGTTCAAACAAAAACATGCCGGCATTGAAGTACAATGAAGGTTTTGGACCCATTTTTGTTGGCCATGGAACCTTATTAGGTGACTGTTGACAATATCCGATTTTATATTGCAATGTATGGCTCCATGTTTTCTCACAAAAACAGTCCATCACGGCGTAAAAGTATCCGTTTGGCAAGTCGAACAAATGGTCAATGTTTTCAAACACTTGAATGTCGCCATCTAAGTATATCATCTTCTCATACTCCACAAACTGCAATTTTAGAAATGATAGTAACTCACATGATTAATAATTAGCCAATATTTCAAGGTaccaaataattatatttattttggtaTACGACCCTTTCAAGCCTCTTGTTTATAAAGTTAAGGGCCATATTTATCATACTCCAGTTTTTAATTGGTGATATCTACTCGTATTATATCTTGTAACTTGTAAGCCaatattacaatttacaagAAGCCAAGAAGGGCCCGACCTTTTTAGCTTTAGGAATTTATGGGCTCAGTACGGGCTGGAAAAAGAATCACTTTAAGGTTAGAGGCCCAGGTGTGGCCCAGATTCAGGACTAGCTGAAAACAAACCCATCTAGGCAGCTAGTACAAAATACAAAAGGACAAGTTCATTCTTCCAAAATCCaaaatggaattttttttataattatagtttgcggtaatttgttaattttttttttcttttcaaaacttATTTGACTTCTATTATTTAATTTCAGTTATAGGTATGTACCATGaatatactactatatatatagttatttccGAAAcagataatatataattaactaaaaacaaaCTAAGAATAGTAATGATCTCTATACtaagtaaaaaataattttctttcaaaaatatttttagaaaaaatgtgaGGTatgtctacttttttttttagaaaaattctttattataattatgatgtcataaatattttataatattttaaattaaagaaagctcactaaatgcttatttaaaattattaactaattacaaacaaagaaatttttttatatagtataatactcttttatgttttgttagtaCAAAAGGTACTTTAATTCATAAATTATTGTATATTCAATTTACCATCTCCATATcgatttatatttataacaaaaattacattttcTTTTGAGGGAGGCCTATAAATTGCACGGGTCCAAGCTTGATTGATTGATTCTTTTAAAACTAGCTCATGTAATCAATCTCAGTATATTTTTTTGgctttataatttttattaaaagaccCGGATTGAATGGGTAAATTCGCTAGTCAATGTAATAgaatgaaatattttctaattttgattaaatcCACGTGTATACTTGGTATAAAACCACAtatgcatataaaaaaaacacacatgtcATACAAACACACGTACCTCCCATATACGCAACTTGGAGTAGTTGATGACATAATAAGCCATAGCAAATTCCGTTTGACTTTCCGGTGGATAAACAGGTTCAATCTCCTTAACAATACACCCTTGTGACTCCAAAACACGACGGTGTTCCGCCGGAACGTCAGGCAGAACCGCCACAACAAGTGGGTACCTTGAGTTAACTTTTCTTAACCCTTTAGCCAACCCCACCACACCTTTTATATAATCACCATTTCCTGCCAAAAAACTTATGTACGCTCTTTTATAATTTGTATCTATAGTACTACTTATATTTGACCCCGTTTTCATTAGCATATTGTTGTTAAAGTTAACGGCTGGTGGAGacattatttttgttgttgaaacAAAAAAAGTGCGATTAATTAATGTTGTTGTGTGAGACTATTAGTGAGTGGAGTTGAAAGTAGGGAGTTAAGGTGGTGAATGGTggtttatatatagtaaaataaataaaatgaaatatatgtATACGTATTAATGTTGGTATATACTAGTAGCTAGTAAATTAATaaagtttagttaaaacttaaaactatTTTGTGATTGGTAACACGTGGAAGTGAATGGTGGAAAGATGGTTTACCAGAGGCTTCTaattattattaacaaaaagTAGTAATTTGGAACAGGCAAGAAGCAAggtattaatatttttgtgaGCGAGTTGGTGTGTAATAGAAAATACTGGACTCATGTAGAAGTTTACTATTGTTGTAGTATTTTATTTAGTGGTCGAGATTTAAGACATGTGAAAACAATATCTGAAGTTTATGAAAGaggttaatttattaatttatatttatttgatcgAATGCCTCTAGCTAGTATTGTGGTGCTGTGGTGCAcctcaaaaaaaatatttttttttatatgagtaataatgaaaataataataataaaaagaagtaATTTTTTTTGCAGCATAGTGTATTTTAATTATTACGGgtgttattaattaattatatatatttcaacttTTGATAAACGTGTTCTCAAAGGAAACGTTGGTGGCTTGGTACAAGAAGACATACAAAAGATGATTATAATTTTTGATCGAAGACTTTACCAGATGGCATTAGGGTAACCCATATACAAAACTTTGTTATGTTATCGGTAACTCGTTGAAAAAACTTAATCATCTGGCTATTCGAAACGAATAATTTAAATGTTCAAATTTCAATATTTAGACCAAttggtattaaaaaaaaaaaaaaagaggtgaTCTATAgttctatatatacacatcttatttttaattgtaCATCAATAAATCTAATAATCAAAGCATTTGTTATAGGAATCTATGACCAAAACTGAGGGAAGTACGCATCCTCTATCGGCATGAAAAAGAGAAACTTGAGTGTGACAAAGGGTCTCACATTGTGATGCCACACCTTTCACAATATTGTGATTATCAAGCTGtatggtttcatttttataattattgaaaaACCAGTGTAATTTACATCGGTTATAGAGTTGATCGATTTAGTTTTGGTATTGAGCTGGTCTGTCAATTCCTCTTGGTGCAGTCTATCGTCTATGTGCCTACAATACGCCCTTATACCATAGTGCCAAATGTCAATGCGTGGTAATCACATTATGGGCTTCATCGTGTTGTATGGGCTCATGTTATGTGTTTTTTAACCGTATATCTGAAATGAAATTCAAGACTCTTAAAAATCCTTTTGTTAATTCATCTTATATATGTGAGAAAATAAGACTCAAACTCAGATGGATCATTCAAAGTCAATGACTTTATCAATGAGCTACCACCTATTGGCTTGtactacctttttttttacacatgctaccaataataattattgtatttctcaataaaatatgtatttcattaatgtgtatttttattttagattaTATGTTAgctattttataatttattagtaTAATATAAATTGCATAATGCAAGCGTACAAATGTCTACTATAAATGGCTTTTTATAACATTTAGTAAGTTTAACACAAATTATCATGGTACATTCTAAGTGATCGAAGATCACAGTCTGGCCAGATACGAGgtaattgaaaaagaaaaggtacGCGGTTGATATAATAGTTGAAAAAGAGGCATATTTCATATCAAGAAATTAAACCTACACGATCGAAGGCTTGGGTGCAGACTAAGTATGAGGTTAAACTTCTATGTTTAATTTAACATCTAGTCAAATACCTTATAATTATGTTCTGGAGTTATGGTGTGGTGTTATTTTCTTCATTTCACAAAAAGCTTACTTAGAAGTTAGAAATAGTGTTTTATAATAGTTATTTcgattataattaataaaagatagcACTCGTATAAAAGTTACAATGTCAAAATAGCGTTGGGTGGTAATGGTGTTAAGGATGTTATCATATGATTGAAACTGCCTAACTAATTAACTTTAAGCTTTTACTACTTGTTATAAGCAACAAACAAATCGGGTCATAGATTAGGAAAATAATCGACTTGCAAAACTTAGTAAGTATTTCAATAGTGGAGGTCTTAGCCCTTAGGCCTGCTTTGGGCCCAAGTGATCTGGATCAGGCTTGGGCCATTGTTTAAGTACAACTGTACAAGGGGTGAAGGGGGTTGATACTTTGGTTATCCATGCTTTTTACCACCAGAATTTTGTTTCttaaacccaaaaagtagttaATTTCATATCACTAGTGCGTCCAAAATGAAGAAATCTATTGTAAGTTGTAACACTAAAATCATAAAGACCGACGTTtaataaaacttaatttaataaaactaacaataatatatatggatAGCTTTTACCAAGTTGGTATGTGTAACTAAAAACAGAAAACTAATAGGGTTTTGCTTATGATAGCTCTGTTATCGTGTATTATGTGTATTAGTGCATAAGATAACTTTACTTTTATTATCATAATAAAACTCAAAAAGATAGACGTTTAATATAAAAGATCTATAtacattaattaagggaaaagaATTTGTGTGTATGTAATTTTTCTTCAGCTACTATTGTAGGAAAAAAAtctttgttttggttcattgtatgtaagtttgTCTCAAAACTGAACGAATTGTGTAAGAAATCGGTCAGATACTAACGTGGCACCATCAAACATCTGATACGTGGCCCAATAAGAGACCACCACATCAACATTTttacacgattcgttcagtTTAGCAGGTTAcctacatacaatgaaccaaaacaaagtttctttcCTACAATAGTAACTGAAGataagttacatacacacacaaatttTTTTCCCCGACCATTAATTAAGTACGTCCTTTAAAACTATAGTTACTTAGTACTTTTCaatgccattaaaaaaaaaaaaattagtacttTTCAAACTAATACTTTGCTAGAGCCTAGAGGCATCCAACTAATAAAAGTTGTACTTATTTCATTTGTTTTGTTCCTTTTTTGGTTGGCGTTGGACCTACCGTATTAAGGCAAAAATCTTGCAACACTGTATATCTGGGATTGAGCTCTTATTACTAGGACGTGGAAGCCTTCCAATCTTTCATTTACCATGAAAACATAGATTTTGGAGATCTAGAATTGCCTAAAACAAAGCCTTTCATGTCAAATATAATCAAACTACTCTATTATTTTCATACATCTCGACAACCTAACATATGATCAACTGGTATTATATATAGGTTTCGCTAAACGAATTCCCAAGGGTTCTCGTTAAGATGCACTgaatagttgtacatttatcagAAAATTCAGGAGatggacttttgatatggaaacgtacaacttttttatgcacgttaagtgaagtcTTAAAGGCTCCATTTAGTATTTTCTTTAGTGCGTATAGGAAAGATTCATGCGTAACTATTTGAATTTGATGAACCATGAGaacctttaaattataacttgatgtcaTATGTGAACATATCAAGTTATACCTAATATTACgtatgttcatatatgaatagtTTTCATAtgaaccttaccctatatatatttaagggttggttattgtaaaaaaaatattaaagaaaaacaaatatgacaagatcttgacccttaggtcatgataaaattgatgcacgacgACTCACGAAACATAAAAACATCCACTACCAGGTCCACCAATGGCGTCCGTGCCACTAGGTTCATTGCTCGCCTTTTGTGATtccttatttatatttattgttattaatgCTATACGAGTAATTTGTAAAGCTAATTTTTatgattagttttattttttgtatgttAGTGAGCTAGGTCCCCAAAATTGATCTTGTTTAAGATCTCGAGAGTTTAAGCCAGCACTTAAACCAAGTCGAAATTCACatagttcattatatatacTCTTTATTTCTTTTGTGAAGTTCTTATACCATTCACCACTCACGCACCATCCAGCCAACAGGTGCACCTGCTTACTCAATGCAAACCTGCATGTGATATCTATATGTCCTATATATGACTTATTACCTATTTGTGATctctataaaacaaaaaaagatgaCTAGATGGATTTGGATATGGCCTTTAAAAAGCCTAATCAAAGGTCTTTTCAACTAGCTAGGCTCGTGCTCCCTAGTCTTACCATATGTCTCGAtctaaattttgtatatattgagCCTTTGAGAGTTTGaggtataaaaataaatattggtATCACATAACTTGATTAATTTACTATAACAGTGTATTAGTTGTTTGTACAATTCATTGTAATACTTGTATTGTgtgataaattaatcaaattgTATGATACCAATGTCACTTTTCTTGAGGTATTGATGTAAACGAACCAAATACTGAATGAATATAAATGAAGTCTTGTTTATGTTCGTATGTTTAATTTAAAGAATAGTTTACTTcgtattatatttttagtttatgtCTAACATTTTACTGTGTATTATATGGATGTGTTTACTTCTAATGGTTTTGGTTTATAGCCGTTTGTAAATGTTTCATTGTTAGTTTAGTTTTAAAATGTACCGATTTAATTTGGACCGAATATAACCAATATGGACAAATTTCCAAATAAGTTAATCCAAATTATCAACTTTGATCTTTATAGCAGATTATATGGCAGAGTACTGAGCCCACTGTACGTCGACCGGATCCTGTTGTTTCTGGTGGGCCTGATTGTGGTCATT
It encodes:
- the LOC122607427 gene encoding galactinol synthase 2-like, with the protein product MSPPAVNFNNNMLMKTGSNISSTIDTNYKRAYISFLAGNGDYIKGVVGLAKGLRKVNSRYPLVVAVLPDVPAEHRRVLESQGCIVKEIEPVYPPESQTEFAMAYYVINYSKLRIWEFVEYEKMIYLDGDIQVFENIDHLFDLPNGYFYAVMDCFCEKTWSHTLQYKIGYCQQSPNKVPWPTKMGPKPSLYFNAGMFLFEPSIDTYHDLLKTVKVTPPTSFAEQDFLNMYFKDIYKPLPLDYNLVLAMLWRHPENVNLEKVKVVHYCAAGSKPWRYTGKEENMQREDIKMLVKKWWEIYNDKSLDLNMATRHVTSNGNNGEMVLLSGLSDANIAVCAPSAA
- the LOC122606796 gene encoding putative GTP diphosphokinase RSH1, chloroplastic isoform X2; the protein is MTSASFLSAYVECVKLCKYTKGGGSGTGKGDCSPISCAWKAPRALTGLLASTASSSAFYYEKRIWRGDRRRRWAVGCSSSFSSYDEVTPENLWKDLKPAIAYLTSEELKSVRNALNLAFEAHDGQKRRSGEPFIVHPVEVAKILGELELDWESIAAGLLHDTVEDTNLVTFEKIEKDFGPTVRHIVEGETKVSKLGKLKYKNDSHSVQEVKAHDLRQMFLAMTEEVRVIIVKLADRLHNMRTLSHMPSHKQSSIAMETLQVFAPLAKLLGMYQIKSELENLSFMYTNPQDYAKVKRRVAELHKEQEKEIEEANRILIKKIEDDQFLDLMTVKTEVRSVCKEPYSIHKSVVKSKVSINEVNQIAQLRIIIKPKPCVGVGPLCNAQQICYHVLGLVHGIWTPIPRAMKDYIATPKPNGYQSLHTTVIPFLYESMFRLEVQIRTEEMNLIAERGIAAHYSGKVVNGLVKHTMVNERNLKGKPVCLNNANVALRIGWLNAIREWQEEFVGNMSSREFVDTITKDLLGSRVFVFTPRGEIKNLPKGATVIDYAYMINTDTGNNMVAAKVNGNIVPPLHVLANAEVVEIVTYNALSSKSAFQRHKQWLQHAKTRSARHKIMNFLKEQAAQSADQLTVDSINEFLSDSGEDSEVEEVIDYSKGSQHTWEKILMNVMEMSSMKMIGEDLFQFKNGSIKVPKVNGKHNKHMKSVSVKARGETLYQGNGVAKMIFADVPMHKEVFPGLESWRDGKVSSWSDFEGHSIQWMCIVCIDRKGMLADITRTLSNVGLTICSCAAEVVKGRGMSVILFHVESSLDDTDGPLGAACMD
- the LOC122606796 gene encoding putative GTP diphosphokinase RSH1, chloroplastic isoform X1, producing MTSASFLSAYVECVKLCKYTKGGGSGTGKGDCSPISCAWKAPRALTGLLASTASSSAFYYEKRIWRGDRRRRWAVGCSSSFSSYDEVTPENLWKDLKPAIAYLTSEELKSVRNALNLAFEAHDGQKRRSGEPFIVHPVEVAKILGELELDWESIAAGLLHDTVEDTNLVTFEKIEKDFGPTVRHIVEGETKVSKLGKLKYKNDSHSVQEVKAHDLRQMFLAMTEEVRVIIVKLADRLHNMRTLSHMPSHKQSSIAMETLQVFAPLAKLLGMYQIKSELENLSFMYTNPQDYAKVKRRVAELHKEQEKEIEEANRILIKKIEDDQFLDLMTVKTEVRSVCKEPYSIHKSVVKSKVSINEVNQIAQLRIIIKPKPCVGVGPLCNAQQICYHVLGLVHGIWTPIPRAMKDYIATPKPNGYQSLHTTVIPFLYESMFRLEVQIRTEEMNLIAERGIAAHYSGKVVNGLVKHTMVNERNLKGKPVCLNNANVALRIGWLNAIREWQEEFVGNMSSREFVDTITKDLLGSRVFVFTPRGEIKNLPKGATVIDYAYMINTDTGNNMVAAKVNGNIVPPLHVLANAEVVEIVTYNALSSKSAFQRHKQWLQHAKTRSARHKIMNFLKEQAAQSADQLTVDSINEFLSDSGEDSEVEEVIDYSKGSQHTWEKILMNVMEMSSMKMIGEDLFQFKNGSIKVPKVNGKHNKHMKSVSVKARGETLYQGNGVAKMIFADVPMHKEVFPGLESWRDGKVSSWSDFEGHSIQWMCIVCIDRKGMLADITRTLSNVGLTICSCAAEVVKGRGMSVILFHVESSLDDTVSACSRVDLVFGVLGWSTGCSLHGLTKKQRVREC